In Phormidium yuhuli AB48, one genomic interval encodes:
- the galT gene encoding galactose-1-phosphate uridylyltransferase, protein MNELRHNIITRDWVIIATDRAHRPDEFNQQRPAPADLPPYREDCPFCAGNEARTGVETAILSDERGWRVRAVLNKFPALSPDGEVVRQQGHIYRSLTAVGVHEVIIEHPRHNVTLALLSLTDIVDVLRMYRERYRYLRKDPRISTIVIFKNHGRGAGTSLEHPHSQIAATPIVPNQLRLRTQEAIRYFDDWGECIFCRTLAEELKAGDRIVCESKYFVAFVPYAALSPFHLWIFPRRHVSSFEDISDEEIEDLAEILRVVLAKLYVGLNNPDYNYTIRSIPTDEHRTNYFHWYLAIVPRVSLTAGFEMGSGMYINTTLPEASAEFLRSIPVGESPANSGGDR, encoded by the coding sequence ATGAATGAGTTGCGCCATAATATCATTACCCGAGATTGGGTGATTATCGCCACCGATCGCGCCCATCGCCCAGATGAGTTTAATCAACAGCGGCCCGCCCCGGCGGATTTGCCCCCCTATCGTGAGGATTGTCCCTTCTGTGCTGGGAATGAGGCCCGGACTGGGGTAGAAACGGCGATTCTCTCGGATGAGCGTGGCTGGCGGGTGCGGGCGGTGTTAAACAAATTTCCCGCCCTATCCCCGGATGGGGAAGTGGTACGACAGCAGGGGCATATCTATCGGTCTCTAACGGCGGTAGGGGTTCATGAAGTAATCATCGAACATCCCCGCCATAATGTCACTCTGGCCTTACTCTCCCTAACGGATATTGTGGATGTGCTGCGGATGTATCGGGAACGCTATCGCTACCTGCGCAAAGATCCTCGGATTTCCACCATTGTCATTTTCAAAAATCATGGTCGGGGTGCAGGAACCTCCCTCGAACATCCTCACTCCCAAATTGCAGCGACCCCCATTGTGCCTAATCAACTGCGGCTACGGACTCAGGAAGCAATTCGCTATTTTGACGATTGGGGGGAATGTATCTTTTGTCGGACTTTAGCCGAAGAACTCAAGGCGGGCGATCGCATTGTCTGTGAAAGCAAGTATTTCGTGGCTTTTGTCCCCTACGCCGCCCTCTCCCCCTTCCATCTCTGGATTTTTCCCCGCCGCCATGTCTCTTCCTTTGAAGATATCTCCGATGAGGAGATTGAGGATTTAGCGGAAATCCTGCGCGTCGTCTTGGCGAAACTCTATGTCGGATTAAATAATCCTGACTACAATTACACCATTCGCTCGATTCCCACCGATGAACATCGCACCAACTATTTCCATTGGTATCTGGCGATCGTTCCTCGGGTGTCCCTGACGGCTGGCTTTGAGATGGGAAGTGGGATGTATATCAATACCACTCTCCCAGAAGCCAGTGCTGAGTTTCTGCGATCGATTCCCGTTGGGGAGTCTCCTGCCAACTCTGGGGGCGATCGCTGA
- a CDS encoding RidA family protein, with product MRQIIRTDNAPAPVGPYNQAVLATGKLLFVAGQIPLNPQGELVATGEIKGQTQQVLENLKAILTAAGASFSDVVKTTVFLADMNEFAAMNEVYSQYFDEANAPARAAVEVARLPKDVRVEIECIAMVSGD from the coding sequence ATGCGTCAGATTATCCGTACCGACAACGCCCCGGCTCCCGTAGGTCCCTATAACCAAGCCGTCCTCGCCACAGGCAAACTCCTATTTGTGGCTGGACAAATTCCCCTCAATCCTCAAGGTGAACTGGTGGCAACTGGGGAGATTAAAGGTCAAACTCAGCAAGTGTTAGAGAACCTCAAGGCAATTTTAACGGCGGCAGGTGCTAGTTTTTCAGACGTCGTTAAAACCACCGTTTTTTTGGCTGACATGAATGAATTTGCGGCGATGAATGAGGTTTATAGTCAGTATTTTGATGAAGCCAATGCCCCAGCTCGGGCCGCCGTAGAAGTGGCACGATTACCGAAAGATGTTCGGGTTGAAATTGAATGTATTGCTATGGTTTCTGGTGATTAG
- a CDS encoding AAA family ATPase: MQWIDFQQTLNQRVQEEQLDEEQAKARNFSPKGHSLVRGAVGSGKSLVLRDRVSKILEDGLTSVLVLSYNRFMRFWLESSLQKQGCNVECGTFHQWSYRHFEYKYREDQEEESRKKLVKTAQESGLKYDAILVDEAQDFYDEWFQTILAVLKPETNSLFFVYDNTQSVYGQSHRRNSGWTWKQLGIDVVGRSQIFDVNYRNSPEILELSWHLIQPALENVGLRSDKRENSPPIDRVIEPKKKGDRSSGVSPSLIQMNFSEMPEEIAKQVKQALESCPDSSIGILTHRNSRELRVKISEELAKLEVNHHAPQSSKERSGNVVNRPYVIVDSWNALKGVEFDAVILAGVDLVLGQHKNPDRAFEEMAGLYTAITRSKDHLIMLYQDKKPVIEQLENALTAEDQLMVV, translated from the coding sequence ATGCAATGGATTGATTTTCAGCAAACCCTAAATCAGCGGGTACAGGAAGAACAGTTAGATGAAGAACAAGCCAAAGCGCGTAACTTTAGTCCCAAGGGTCATAGTCTTGTGCGGGGTGCGGTGGGGTCGGGGAAATCTTTGGTGTTGAGAGATCGGGTGAGTAAAATCTTGGAGGATGGCTTAACCTCAGTTTTAGTCTTGTCTTATAACCGTTTCATGCGCTTTTGGCTAGAGTCAAGCTTGCAAAAACAGGGGTGTAACGTGGAATGTGGGACGTTCCACCAATGGAGCTATCGCCACTTTGAGTACAAATATCGAGAAGACCAAGAGGAAGAATCTCGCAAGAAATTAGTCAAAACAGCACAGGAGTCTGGATTGAAGTACGATGCTATTTTGGTTGATGAAGCTCAAGACTTTTATGATGAGTGGTTTCAGACTATCTTGGCGGTGTTGAAACCTGAGACTAACTCCCTGTTTTTCGTTTATGACAATACCCAGTCTGTCTATGGCCAGTCCCATCGTCGTAATAGTGGCTGGACTTGGAAACAGTTGGGAATCGATGTGGTGGGGCGATCGCAGATTTTTGATGTCAACTATCGCAATTCACCCGAGATTTTAGAGTTGAGTTGGCATTTAATCCAACCCGCGTTGGAAAATGTGGGACTGAGGTCGGACAAGCGGGAAAATAGTCCTCCTATCGACCGAGTGATTGAACCGAAGAAAAAGGGCGATCGCAGTTCTGGCGTTAGCCCCAGCCTGATTCAGATGAATTTCTCCGAAATGCCTGAAGAAATTGCTAAGCAGGTGAAACAGGCATTAGAAAGCTGTCCTGACTCCTCTATCGGCATTTTAACCCATAGAAATTCCCGCGAACTGAGGGTTAAGATAAGTGAGGAACTCGCTAAATTAGAGGTGAATCATCATGCTCCCCAAAGCTCTAAAGAACGCAGCGGGAATGTCGTTAATCGTCCCTACGTCATTGTTGATTCTTGGAATGCCCTCAAGGGAGTCGAGTTTGATGCCGTGATTCTAGCAGGGGTCGATTTAGTCTTGGGGCAGCATAAAAACCCAGACCGTGCTTTTGAAGAAATGGCGGGACTTTATACTGCCATAACCCGCAGCAAAGACCATCTAATTATGCTCTATCAAGACAAAAAGCCGGTAATCGAGCAGTTGGAAAATGCCTTAACGGCAGAAGACCAGTTAATGGTTGTCTAA
- a CDS encoding FAD-dependent oxidoreductase, translating to MLHRFSVISLVLTPLLALTVSPVSQATPPREADRVETCDLLVAGGGLSGTAAAYEALQLGKTVCLTEITDWVGGQISAQGTSALDERDTQRQKLFFPRGYLSLRSAIEEHYGILNPGGCWVSESCFMPYDGHELLFELLEDAAKRGRGTLHWFPNTVIKDVAYNPEGNQITSAIAIQHQPQPDAPPLNTLPLSATIEDAFRYEDSDLFQKTIIEFRPKSTDSNRNSPDWYVIDATETGELVGLTDIPYRLGIDPRSFLEPTSSSETNDPYCTQGFTYTFAMEATEEPQEHNPPDFYAQYEPYYSYELERLANFTLVFTYRQIHSMKPEEPRPGNVRDFPIYPGDISMQNWTWGNDYRPGTSEDNLIYTRRQLQEAGQLDPGGWLGGLRTETLRRGEENAIGFFYWLVQGTTDSQLGDGFKEPHPNHRYLSGFDSPMGTAHGLSKYPYMREGRRIIGRPSFAHPDGFTIWEVDITMADFEDEFYENTLTPAALRHLWAVLSGLDATGIASRELSREQVTRRSRSTLFPDTVGIGHYAIDFHPCMAFSPPEAPGNYERPGERRGQGRAFPFQIPLRALIPQRLDNMLVAGKSIATSHIAAAAYRVHSFEWSAGAAAGTTAVFALEHDLAPYQLVDNLPTPNPQLEALQRKLSDNDNPVMFPDTSIFNNTWDQWR from the coding sequence ATGTTGCACCGTTTCTCTGTTATCTCCCTAGTCCTAACTCCCCTGCTGGCCCTAACCGTCAGCCCCGTCTCCCAAGCCACCCCGCCTCGGGAAGCCGATAGAGTAGAAACCTGTGATCTCCTCGTGGCCGGGGGAGGACTCTCCGGAACCGCAGCCGCCTATGAGGCCTTACAGTTAGGTAAAACGGTTTGTCTGACGGAAATCACCGACTGGGTGGGGGGACAAATCTCCGCTCAGGGAACCTCTGCCCTCGATGAACGGGATACTCAGCGGCAAAAGCTATTCTTTCCCCGAGGCTATCTGTCCCTACGCTCAGCCATTGAAGAGCATTATGGCATCCTCAACCCTGGCGGTTGCTGGGTGAGCGAGTCTTGCTTTATGCCCTATGACGGTCATGAACTTCTGTTTGAACTGCTCGAAGATGCCGCCAAACGGGGACGGGGTACCTTGCATTGGTTCCCAAATACGGTCATCAAGGATGTCGCCTATAATCCTGAAGGCAACCAAATCACCTCAGCCATCGCCATTCAGCATCAACCTCAACCCGATGCTCCTCCCCTCAATACTCTGCCCCTGTCGGCCACCATCGAAGATGCCTTCCGCTACGAAGACTCAGACCTATTCCAGAAAACGATTATTGAGTTTCGTCCAAAATCCACAGATAGCAATCGCAATTCCCCTGATTGGTATGTGATTGATGCCACGGAAACTGGGGAGTTGGTTGGTCTGACGGATATTCCCTACCGTCTGGGGATTGACCCCCGCTCCTTCCTCGAACCCACCTCATCGAGTGAAACCAACGACCCCTACTGCACCCAAGGCTTCACCTATACCTTCGCGATGGAAGCCACAGAAGAGCCTCAGGAGCATAACCCTCCTGACTTTTATGCACAATATGAACCCTATTACAGCTACGAACTCGAACGGCTGGCGAACTTCACCCTGGTCTTTACCTATCGCCAAATCCATAGCATGAAGCCAGAGGAACCTCGTCCGGGGAATGTGCGAGATTTCCCCATCTATCCGGGGGATATCTCCATGCAGAACTGGACCTGGGGTAATGATTACCGTCCGGGGACTTCTGAGGATAATCTGATTTATACCCGCCGACAACTTCAAGAAGCGGGACAGTTAGATCCCGGCGGCTGGTTGGGCGGCCTACGCACGGAAACCCTACGTCGAGGCGAGGAGAACGCCATTGGCTTCTTCTATTGGCTGGTGCAGGGAACCACGGATTCTCAGTTGGGAGATGGATTTAAGGAACCTCATCCTAATCATCGCTATTTGAGTGGTTTCGACTCCCCCATGGGAACGGCTCATGGTCTCTCGAAATATCCCTATATGCGTGAGGGACGGCGGATTATTGGTCGGCCCAGCTTTGCTCATCCTGATGGCTTTACGATCTGGGAAGTGGATATTACGATGGCCGATTTTGAGGATGAGTTTTATGAAAATACTCTGACTCCAGCGGCGTTGCGGCATTTGTGGGCGGTGTTGTCGGGCTTGGATGCGACGGGGATTGCCTCTCGGGAACTGTCTCGGGAGCAGGTGACGCGGCGATCGCGCTCTACCCTCTTTCCTGATACGGTAGGGATTGGTCATTATGCGATCGATTTCCACCCCTGTATGGCCTTCAGCCCCCCGGAAGCCCCCGGAAACTACGAGCGGCCCGGGGAACGGCGAGGTCAAGGACGGGCGTTTCCCTTCCAAATTCCTCTACGGGCCTTGATTCCTCAACGGTTGGATAATATGCTGGTCGCCGGTAAGAGTATCGCCACCAGTCACATTGCGGCGGCGGCCTATCGGGTTCACTCCTTTGAATGGTCGGCTGGGGCGGCGGCGGGAACAACGGCGGTGTTTGCCCTGGAGCATGATCTAGCTCCCTATCAGTTAGTGGATAATCTCCCGACTCCCAACCCTCAGTTAGAAGCCTTACAACGGAAACTCTCGGATAATGACAATCCGGTGATGTTCCCGGATACGTCAATTTTTAACAACACCTGGGACCAGTGGCGTTGA
- a CDS encoding ABC transporter ATP-binding protein has product MPPFVVETVDLTKSYRTGFWLNQTVTSLKRCSLTVSQGETFGLLGPNGAGKTTLLKILLGIVRPTSGGGTLLGRPLGDRAVRQFVGYLPENPYFYDSLTAWEFLAFMAGLFNLREPDRSRRIAELLDWVGIAQKTARRKPLRQYSKGMLQRVGMAQALVGNPEVVCLDEPMSGLDPLGRYQMREIILALKSQGKTIFFNSHILSDVELICDRVAILSKGELLCSGSPDELLGTGDRYRVYGHGGTAEVLQKWLPDLEFDKGDWQGTLQGELPDFLASLNLLGGKLLRLNSSRRSLEEFFVEQVGGDAKPVVVEGNREQGTGNREQGIGGGRQ; this is encoded by the coding sequence ATGCCTCCATTTGTTGTTGAAACGGTGGATTTGACCAAAAGCTATCGTACGGGTTTTTGGCTCAACCAAACGGTGACATCCCTCAAACGGTGTTCTCTCACCGTTTCCCAGGGAGAAACCTTTGGCTTGCTCGGTCCCAACGGGGCCGGTAAAACCACCCTCTTGAAAATTTTGTTGGGAATTGTCCGTCCGACGTCTGGGGGAGGGACGTTGTTGGGTCGTCCCCTGGGCGATCGCGCGGTGCGGCAATTTGTCGGTTATCTACCGGAAAATCCCTATTTCTACGACAGTCTCACCGCCTGGGAATTTCTCGCCTTCATGGCGGGACTGTTTAATCTCCGGGAACCCGATCGCTCCCGCCGCATTGCCGAACTCCTAGACTGGGTGGGTATCGCGCAAAAAACAGCCCGCCGCAAACCCCTACGGCAATATTCCAAAGGGATGTTACAACGAGTAGGCATGGCCCAGGCCCTGGTTGGCAATCCCGAGGTCGTCTGTCTCGACGAACCCATGTCCGGCCTCGATCCCCTAGGACGCTATCAGATGCGGGAAATCATCCTGGCGTTGAAATCCCAAGGAAAAACCATCTTTTTCAACAGTCATATCCTGTCCGATGTGGAATTAATCTGCGATCGCGTGGCCATCCTCTCTAAAGGAGAACTCCTCTGTAGCGGTTCCCCCGACGAACTCCTCGGAACGGGCGATCGCTATCGCGTCTATGGTCATGGCGGTACAGCCGAAGTCCTACAAAAATGGCTGCCAGACCTAGAATTTGACAAAGGGGACTGGCAAGGAACCCTCCAAGGAGAATTACCCGACTTCCTCGCCAGCCTAAACCTCCTCGGCGGCAAACTCCTACGCCTCAATTCCTCCCGTCGCAGCCTCGAAGAGTTCTTCGTCGAACAAGTTGGAGGGGATGCGAAGCCGGTGGTGGTGGAAGGGAACAGGGAACAGGGAACAGGGAACAGGGAACAGGGAATAGGGGGGGGGAGGCAATAG
- a CDS encoding peptidoglycan DD-metalloendopeptidase family protein, protein MPPTLDKTAVMPDEDFRRSETSSSLPVQSYGRADVAVPIEPHSQHHAESQIKAPVAQEPVQEHVYHVVQSGHTLWRIARAYEVAPASIATANGLPSIETPLEIGEVLRIPVTDTMVYPPREIIAPDSSEAQVAQVTPSTKAHANDDLTPETSLSKIPSSISDSQHNNNAPSQVSSIALDDDKLALMDSSEGFSELLLPGQLSRRVSPESSLDTTALRSSAPVESAEAPELDRDEPLATPSGQDDRESSLLAVAPEIRLNRSFIQRERQVLETLESHEVRQGETLISLANQHQTTIEEIARVNGLDDPNQITAGQRLEIPKQIARRSAPVEVFGEDRTLASVTDKKRRLDANAAIVEDNPLEVALSTLDEERVSRLDADSDVPEISAVPEMAAEADIDEIPVIAAAKPEPPDVSTTDLAREELASEIDEVEPSEMAIPPVSETLTADIARLRDRVRRNDVRRPRPVSSPEPSSTDELTLHVDASDRSLGVVREHSNPQFDRDQIALARRSERDEARRSPEESSESDLASANVSSSASADDDQVAVAPLGSHNYAPLMEPRSVSPELPGLPSSGAYLPKPEERRQAFDGYIWPAQGVFTSGYGWRWGRMHRGIDIAGPVGTPIVAAAPGTVTYSRWNSGGFGNLVEITHPDGSLTLYAHNHRNLVSEGEEVSQGQQIAEMGSTGFSTGPHVHFEIHRPGQGPTDPMAFLPR, encoded by the coding sequence ATGCCACCGACCCTCGACAAAACCGCTGTCATGCCCGACGAGGACTTTAGAAGGAGTGAGACCTCCTCTTCCCTCCCGGTGCAATCTTATGGAAGAGCGGACGTAGCCGTACCTATAGAGCCGCACAGCCAGCATCATGCTGAATCTCAAATCAAGGCTCCAGTGGCCCAAGAGCCGGTTCAAGAGCATGTGTACCATGTTGTCCAGAGCGGTCACACTCTTTGGCGTATTGCCAGGGCCTATGAGGTTGCTCCCGCTTCCATCGCCACAGCTAACGGACTCCCCTCAATTGAGACTCCCCTAGAAATCGGTGAAGTTCTCAGAATCCCCGTCACCGACACGATGGTCTATCCCCCACGGGAGATCATCGCCCCCGATTCCTCAGAAGCTCAAGTTGCTCAGGTCACCCCCTCTACAAAAGCTCACGCAAACGATGACTTGACCCCTGAGACTTCTCTCAGCAAGATTCCTAGCTCCATTTCAGACTCTCAACACAACAATAACGCCCCATCCCAAGTCTCCAGCATCGCTTTAGATGACGATAAGCTGGCCCTGATGGACTCCTCTGAGGGATTCTCAGAACTGCTTTTACCTGGCCAACTCAGCCGCCGCGTCAGCCCTGAGTCGTCCCTTGATACCACAGCGTTAAGATCTTCCGCTCCCGTTGAGTCCGCAGAGGCCCCTGAACTCGACCGTGATGAACCCCTTGCGACCCCCAGCGGACAAGACGATAGAGAATCCAGCCTCTTGGCCGTCGCTCCTGAAATTCGTCTTAACCGTTCTTTCATACAACGTGAGCGTCAAGTCTTAGAAACTCTTGAATCTCACGAGGTCCGTCAGGGAGAAACCTTAATCAGTCTCGCCAATCAACATCAGACCACTATTGAGGAGATTGCTCGGGTCAATGGTCTCGACGACCCCAACCAAATTACAGCGGGGCAACGTTTAGAAATTCCCAAGCAGATTGCCCGTCGTTCCGCCCCGGTTGAGGTCTTCGGGGAAGATCGCACCCTAGCCTCGGTGACCGATAAAAAACGACGCTTGGATGCGAATGCCGCTATTGTTGAGGACAACCCCTTAGAAGTGGCCCTATCCACCCTCGACGAAGAGCGAGTTAGCCGTCTCGATGCCGATTCAGACGTGCCTGAAATTTCCGCAGTCCCAGAGATGGCCGCTGAAGCTGACATTGACGAAATTCCCGTCATTGCAGCAGCGAAGCCAGAACCCCCTGATGTTTCGACAACAGACCTAGCCCGTGAAGAGCTAGCGAGCGAAATCGACGAGGTTGAGCCTTCTGAGATGGCCATCCCTCCCGTCAGCGAAACGCTCACCGCTGACATTGCACGGCTGAGGGATCGAGTTCGTCGTAACGACGTTCGTAGACCCCGCCCAGTCTCCAGCCCGGAACCCAGTTCAACAGATGAGTTGACTCTTCATGTCGATGCCAGCGATCGCAGTCTTGGGGTTGTCCGTGAACATAGCAACCCACAGTTTGATCGTGATCAGATTGCCTTAGCTCGTCGCTCTGAGCGTGACGAGGCGCGTCGTTCCCCGGAAGAGAGTTCAGAGTCTGACTTGGCCAGTGCCAATGTCTCCTCATCAGCCAGTGCTGACGATGATCAGGTGGCTGTAGCCCCTCTCGGCTCTCACAACTACGCTCCTCTGATGGAACCCCGTTCCGTCTCCCCAGAACTCCCCGGTTTACCGTCATCGGGGGCTTATCTCCCCAAACCGGAAGAGCGTCGCCAAGCCTTTGATGGTTATATTTGGCCCGCCCAAGGAGTTTTTACCTCCGGTTACGGCTGGCGTTGGGGTCGGATGCACCGAGGCATCGACATCGCCGGTCCAGTGGGAACGCCTATTGTTGCTGCTGCGCCCGGAACGGTCACCTATTCTCGTTGGAACTCGGGCGGGTTCGGTAACTTGGTGGAAATCACCCACCCCGATGGAAGCTTAACCCTCTATGCTCACAATCATCGTAATTTAGTGAGTGAAGGGGAAGAGGTCTCTCAAGGACAACAGATTGCTGAAATGGGCAGTACTGGCTTCAGCACCGGTCCCCATGTCCACTTTGAGATTCACCGTCCTGGCCAAGGTCCAACGGACCCCATGGCCTTCTTACCCCGGTAA
- a CDS encoding tRNA (cytidine(34)-2'-O)-methyltransferase produces the protein MPQVVLVNPQIPPNTGNIARTCAATRTPLHLVGPLGFEMSDRYLKRAGLDYWQYVNWTLHESIEKFRSQSRRQSGRWIGFSTRGHCNHTQFRFHADDWLLFGSETEGLSQETLAECEETVYIPMFEPGVRSLNLSVSAALGLFECLRQVGKLQQQ, from the coding sequence GTGCCACAAGTTGTTCTCGTTAATCCCCAAATTCCTCCTAATACCGGTAACATCGCCCGTACCTGTGCCGCCACCCGCACCCCACTCCATCTCGTTGGGCCATTGGGATTTGAGATGAGCGATCGCTATCTCAAGCGGGCCGGCCTCGATTATTGGCAGTACGTGAACTGGACACTTCATGAATCTATAGAGAAGTTCCGCAGCCAGAGCCGCCGTCAATCCGGTCGTTGGATTGGATTCAGCACTCGCGGCCATTGTAATCATACTCAGTTCAGATTTCATGCCGATGATTGGCTACTGTTTGGTAGTGAAACCGAAGGACTCTCCCAAGAGACCCTCGCTGAATGTGAAGAGACCGTTTATATTCCCATGTTTGAGCCAGGAGTTCGTAGCCTCAATCTCTCAGTCAGTGCGGCTTTAGGGCTTTTTGAATGCTTACGTCAAGTCGGCAAACTGCAACAGCAGTAA
- the gshA gene encoding glutamate--cysteine ligase, with product MLLSKGFEVEMYTGTPNGDIVGLSDRIVADLDRFSREPDSRNVEYTTAPFCDYDILLCDLVRPRQQLRHYLKTLGDYTLIPGSTLSLGDSRRFFRSDPGNPYHDYIEQSYGANVVTASVHINVGISDPEALMRAARLIRVEAPLYLALSASSPFLDGEVTGYDSTRWSLFPQVPQTVPLFESHRHFIDWTQEQLNLGTMQNVRHLWISVRPNGDRRPYNLNRLELRICDLIVDPIDLLAVMAFLEARIWQTLLDPSLDPLERSTLPAGRRSEDLLALTMANEQAAAKDSLDATLRHWQDGREIQARDWIEELYAEILPLAKSKGIRCFLSPVQRILRDGNPAQQWRRACELGSSPREQIMREVESAIAREQELEDKLCSFMAA from the coding sequence ATGCTCTTATCCAAAGGTTTTGAAGTAGAAATGTACACCGGAACACCCAACGGTGACATTGTGGGACTGTCTGATCGCATTGTGGCGGATCTTGATCGCTTCTCCCGAGAACCCGACTCGCGCAATGTGGAATATACAACGGCTCCCTTTTGTGACTACGACATTTTACTCTGTGATTTAGTGCGCCCTCGGCAGCAATTGCGTCACTATCTCAAAACCTTGGGGGATTACACCCTAATTCCTGGAAGCACCCTGTCTCTGGGAGATAGTCGCCGCTTCTTCCGCTCAGACCCCGGTAACCCCTATCATGACTATATTGAGCAGTCCTATGGGGCCAACGTCGTCACCGCAAGCGTTCATATTAATGTTGGCATCAGTGACCCGGAAGCTTTGATGCGAGCCGCGCGGCTGATTCGTGTCGAAGCTCCCTTATATTTAGCTCTAAGTGCGTCCTCTCCCTTCCTGGACGGGGAAGTCACCGGCTACGACTCCACTCGCTGGTCTCTGTTTCCTCAGGTTCCGCAAACCGTTCCCCTGTTTGAGAGTCATCGTCACTTCATCGATTGGACCCAAGAGCAGTTAAACCTGGGAACCATGCAAAATGTGCGTCATCTCTGGATTTCCGTCCGTCCTAATGGCGATCGCCGTCCTTATAACCTCAATCGCCTGGAACTGCGGATTTGCGACCTGATTGTCGACCCCATTGACCTATTAGCCGTGATGGCTTTCCTAGAGGCGCGAATTTGGCAAACCCTGCTCGACCCCAGTCTCGACCCCTTAGAACGGAGTACCCTCCCCGCCGGCCGCCGCAGTGAGGACCTACTGGCCTTAACCATGGCCAATGAGCAGGCGGCCGCCAAAGATAGCCTCGACGCCACATTACGCCATTGGCAAGATGGCCGAGAAATTCAAGCGCGAGATTGGATCGAGGAGTTGTATGCTGAGATTCTGCCCTTGGCTAAGTCTAAGGGGATTCGTTGCTTCCTCTCCCCGGTGCAACGGATCTTGCGGGACGGAAATCCGGCTCAGCAATGGCGACGGGCCTGCGAATTGGGTTCATCCCCCCGTGAGCAGATTATGCGGGAGGTTGAAAGCGCGATCGCTCGTGAACAGGAACTCGAAGACAAATTATGTAGCTTCATGGCGGCCTGA